Below is a genomic region from Treponema sp. OMZ 798.
TTCACACCTTACAATTAACGGGAGAGTACAGTCTTTTAAAAAATCTTCATATCAATGGAGGACTGTCATGGACCATAGCACACGGAAAAATAAACGGACATTCTGTTGACTTTTTATGCGGTATCATATATTCTATCCGCTGATTAGATAATCTATTTTAAGAATTAAGGGAATAAATTATGAAAAATAAAATTTTTATCGCTGTTTTTATCGTTATGGGGCTTTGTGCTTTTTCTCAAGCTGCAGTGGACATCTTTGATCCCTTATATGAAGACATAAGGATATGGGAAAATATAGGATTACTTAATGACACTCCTCAGCTAAGACCGTATCCGTTACAAGAAATAAAACGAATTTTAAACATTGTCATTGAAAAAGGTGATACACAACAAAAGAAAACGGCACAAGATCACTATAATCGTTTTTTTAACAGAAAAATCCATTTTGGCGGCAGAACAGAGTTGAATATACGGATTCCGAAAAAAGATCAAGAATTTGTATTGTCTCCGTTTATGGATATTAATGCAGAGATTTTCAAATATGTAACAATCTCAGGAAATGTTAATGTCTTTTTAACAAATAAAATACCATCTGAATCACCTCAGCCTGCTTTTCAATACTCAAAACATGATATATCAGAAGATGGTGTATTTATAGGAAAATTCTTTCTGTTGCCTGTTTTTAACACAGGTGCTGCTGTAGGAACCCATAACTACTACTTCAGTGCAGCTGTTGCAAGAACAGACTTCGGCCCTTTCGATAATTCCAATATTTTTATAGGATCACAAGCTCTGCATCAAGGACAATTTAATTTTGTAGCTAATCAAGAAAGATGGACATACACCCAAAGTCTTCTTACTCTTACTGCAAAAAATGATTTGAGAGACGGCTATACATACCCCAATAAATTTCTAGCACTTCATTCATTAAATTTTAGACCTCTGCCTTGGTTATCAATTGGTATTGTTGATTCAGTCATATATGGAGGAAGGCTTGAACCGATATATCTTATACCTTTTTCTGCATATTTTATAAGTCAAGGTTTATACGGATTTCCTGATAATAGCTTAATCGGAGGCATGTTTACAATTAAACCTATTCAGGGCCTAAGAATTGATGGAGCATTATATTCTGATGATATAGGGTTCAATGAAATAGTCAAATTTAAAAAAGATGCAAAATGGAGGATTTCCGGTCAATTCGGAATTTCTTATACAATGCCTAAAACGCATTGGTTCACGCTTGTCGATGCAAGTTATACCTTTGTTACCCCCTATTGCTATACCCATTTTGACAATGGTGATTTTACGAAGCCAAATAATCAAAATTATACACATAATGGCAGCCCTATCGGAAGTAACTTACAACCAAATTCTGATCGTATACTAGTAAAAGCTCAATTCAAACCTCTGGATGGTTTTTCAATAAATATAGCAAACACTTTTATACGTCATGGCAATGTTACTGAAAGCGTATATGACCCAATTATATTAAAAGAATATCTTCAATATGGTACATACTCAACTGACGGCTCAGTATTCAATCATTCAGCTGTAACCACGGGAGAAGGGGCAGAAACAAAAGCTAAGAAACATGCTTTTCTTTATTCTACCCCCTTCCTAACCCAGCAGACAATTCAATATGTCAATCAGCTTGGATTAGAGGGTGTAGTTAACCTCCCAATCTTAAAATCGGGAGGTTTAATACAGGTTAAGCTAGGCTATACCTTTGAAGCAAATATAAATCCCGGAGTGAATAGTCATATTTATAATACAAAAGTTGATTTTTCAGGTTTAGATGAGGAACAAATAATAAACAAAACCATCAATGAGGCTAATAACCAACTAGAAGCTTGGAGAGAAAAAGCCAAAGGGAAAGAGTTTAATCACTACTTTAACATTGGCGTAAAAATCTCTTATTAAACAATAAGCACGTAATTATTTAGCGGCTTTTTGCCAGAGCTTATTTTTAATGCTCCAAGTGCATAGGCCGCTTTTTTCTTCATGAAATTCGACATCTGCATAATACCAGCTGCGGCAGCTTATCTCGGAAAAAACAGATAGTTTTGTTTTTGGTTTTAAGCTTTCAAGTTTTAAAATAATACTTTCAGCTTTGTCTCTTGCATTCCCTAAAACAAAACCGCCGTTAAGTTCAAAAGAATCGATAGAATTACAAGGCCTCACAATTAAAGAATTATGTAGAATAGGAGGATAGATTGTAAGGCTATCAAATTTTTCTTTTGTTTTAAAAAAAGGAATTGTCTTACGGAATGGAAAATCCAAAAGGCTTTGAATCAACTTTTGCTCCTCATAGAGGACCGTCATCAAATTATCGGGTAAAAAAATCCAAGTTTCAGTCATACTTAAAAAGATTTATTTTCAAAATCTTGAAAAAACGAAGGATTGAATTTACGCTCCGTCCCTACAGAACTTGGAGGTCCGTAAAAAGGCATAATAATAAGATTATCTTCCAAACTCATGAGTTTTGTTTTTAAAATATTGCGCAGAGTCCGCTCTGCATATGTATTAGAAGTTTCGCCGATCATTCCTGCAGATAAGGATGTTCCGGTAAATACAATATTCTCAATTTGAAACATGTAAGAATATGATGAGTGTGCCGGAATTGCAAAATATCTTACAGGATAACCGGCTACATCTATAATCCCGTCACCTCTCAATGTATTTATTGTTACATTTTCAGAAAAACAGCTTCCGGCGTAAACCTTTGGGCTGTAAATTTTTAAAATGGTATTAAGCCCTGTTTCATAAGGGCTTTCAAGATTGTGCGTCAATAAAACGGCTTTTAAATTAAAGCCGTTTTGTTCGATTTGATGAATCATCTTTTCCGTTATCTTTGCAGGATCGATGATAACGGCATCCTTTGTGATTTCATTTCCGATAAGATAGGTATTTGCAAAAAGTTGGGGCGAAAAATGAAGATAAACTTTCATACAAATTCATCTCCTTCAGTAAAAACAGCCTCACGGGTATTGGATGACTTATAAGAAACCCCGTCTTCTTCCGCATGTAAAAATAAGGTCTTTTTTAAGTTGCAGTTTTGAAAATAAACATTCTTTAAAAACGAAAACATAAAACGCGAGCTGTAAAGATCAGAATCATTAAAAGAAACTTCTTCAGCATTGATTCCGTTAAAATTATTTTGTAAAAGCTCGGAATTTTTAAAATCCGTACGGATAATCTTTGCTCCGCCAAAGGAGGAAAACTGAATATCGGAACCTTGAAAATTACAAGAGTTTATTTCACAAAAATCAAAAAAACACATTCTAAGATGCAGATTAGTGAAATTACAGTTTTTAAATTTGCTGTTTGAAAATAAGCATCCTGTAAAGGATTTTTTTGAAAGATCTAAATCTTCAAATTCCAAACCGGATAAATTTAAACCGTTTAAAGAATCCGATTTTTTTAAAAGAGCGAGAAAATCTTGGTATTCCGTTTTTCTATCAAAACTAAACATCAGCTCCTTCTACAGGCTTGGACATATCGTAACCCAGTTCATAATAATGATTATTATTATAATCGAATTTTTTTATAACTTCAAAGCCGACCTTTTTTGTATGGGCTGCAAAGGAACGGGGATTTGCTTCGTTTATAAACGTAATTAAAATCGGAAAGCGTTTACTCATCTCTCGGCGAGAGGTTTCAAATAAATTGCGCACTACATTCTTTCCGCGATAAGCCTTGTCAATACAAACAGGCCCGTATTGAAAAGAGTTTTCCGTTGTCAGCTGCTTGCCAAGATAGCTTACATTAGGAAGATCCTTAATCATAAATTGGAACATAGGCCAGGCCGACCAAAAATCCCAAGAAGCGGCCATAGCATAGGCCACAACCTTTCCATTGTCGCAGGCTATGGTCAATCCGTTTTCTTTTTCGATAATAGCCTTAAACTGATCATAGGTAAATTCGGTAGTTACAAAACCGTCTTTTTTATCTTCTTCACTCACGGTAGACACATGATATCTTTTTTGAAGTTCAGCAACCATTTTAATGTCATCAATATTAGCATTTCTGTATTCCATAAGGGCTCCTTGTTATCCTATTCTAAACTAAAAAAAACTTCTTATTCAAGTAGTGAAGACCTTAATTCATAAACCTTTATTCGATTATCCAAAAAATCGGATAGGACTATTTTTTTACCGTCGGGGGAAACATCCAAACCTGTAGGCTGATTTCCTGCTTCAATGCTTTCGATACGGGTGAGGGTCTTTGTGTCGATTATATCGAGACGGCCGAAGACATACCCCTTGTACAAATAGCCCTTATCGGGATTATTCGGCCCTCTGCATGAAACATAGAGGATTTTTTTATCGGGTGAAAGCTGAATTGTGTTGGGATTAAAAAATACCTTGATAGTTGCAACAAGTTCATCCTTATCGGTAGAATAAACTTCAACAATATCGTTTTTCATATCCGAAACATAGATGAGCTTACGTTCATAATCTGTAACGATATGCCGCTTTGCTCCCTTTACCCCGCCCTCGTAAACGGTTTTATAATCGGCCAAAGATTTTTTTATAAGTTTGCATTGGGAATTGCCGGCCGAGTCTTCAAATTGGGCACAGTAGATAAATTTCCCGTCTTGAGAAAAAGCCATGCCTCTCGGTACTGCCTTAGTTTTTATCTTTTTTTCTTCTTTATAAGTAGAAGGATCGATGATGCTTATATCCTGCGAAGTCCAGTTACTCAAATAGACCCGATCAATAGCGGCATTATAGGCCATTACCTTACTCCAAGTGCCTGAAGTCTTTATAGTCCTTTTATATTCAAAAGATGTAAGATCAAAAACATGAATTGAAGCCGTCGGCATTTGACTAACCCATAATTCGTTTTTATGTTTTAAAACCAAGGATTCCACAAAACCGAATTTTTCTGCGTATTCTTTTGGGGGCGAAATTCGTTTTGTATTTCCGGTTTCAATATTTATAATATCGATGCCCGATCCGTCAAGAAGGGCTGCTGCAACGGTATTATTGTTTACAAAGGTTACGCTCTTAGGCTTTTTTCCTGTAGGAAAAACCTTAACTACATCGTATTTTGAATCTTCCGGAGAGAGAACTACAAAGGCTTTTTTATTTTGAATTAAAGTCAAATCAAAAGTATGGGTACGGAAGCCTTCTTTTTTTATAACAAGGGAAGCCGGCGTATCTTTTAAATTAAACTTCAAAAATCCTAAGGTTTTATCGGATGATATAAGCTTAGGTTCAACCTTATGTCCATCGGCAAAAAATTCCGCATTTTTATAAGGCTGAAGATTAAGATCTAAAACAAAATCGGCAAAAGCTGAAATAGCGTAAACAAAAAAGCAAAATATCAACAAATTTTTTTTCATAAAAGATAAAGAATAAATAGAAAGTTTCATAAATCTTATTTTGCTTTTTTTATGAAGCCTTGTCAATGGATTCACTTGACCTTTTTTTTAGTTTTTGATATATTATAATTATAATTTTGATACATCAAAACAGAGGATTTTAAATGACAAAAAGAAAATTAATAAGATCAAGTTTAGCAGTGCTTACTATATTATTAAGTTTGGTATTTTTCTCATGTTCTAAAACAGAGAAAACAAGCGAAACTAAGGATTCAGGTAAGATAAAAGTTACAGCCACAATAGGTATGGTTGCCGATATAGCAAAGGTTATCGGCGGAGATGAGGTAAATGTACAAGCCTTAATGGGAGCAGGGGTCGATCCCCACCTTTACAGGGCAAGTGCAGGAGATATGGAGAAGCTTCAAAAAGCCGATATCATTTTTTATAACGGGCTTCATCTTGAAGCAAAGATGGGAGAGGTTTTGCAAAAAATATCTTCTACCCGCAAAACTGTAGCAGTTGCCGAAAGTATCCCCAAGGAGCATCTATTACCCTTCGAGGAATCCGAATTCGATCCCCATGTTTGGTTTGATGTCAAGCTATGGAAATATGCAACGGAATCCGTATATAAAACATTGGCAGAATTTACTCCGCAAAAAAAAGAGGCTTTCAAGAAGAACTATGAAGCCTATATTTTAAAACTTGATGAACTTGACGAATTTATCAAAAAAAGAGCTTCGGAGATTCCGCAGGAAAAGAGAGTTATTGTTACCGCCCATGATGCCTTCAACTATTTCAGCAAGGCCTACGGTTTTGAAGTCAGAGGCTTACAAGGCATCAGCACAGTAAGCGAGGCAGGAGCAAAAGACGTGCAGGAGCTTGCAGACTTTATTACAAAAAGAAAACTTCCGGCCATCTTCGTTGAAAGCTCGGTGCCCGAAAAAAACGTAAAAGCCTTGCAGCAGGCTGTAAAGTCCAGAGGCTATGATGTTTCGATAGGCGGAGAACTTTTTTCGGATGCAATGGGAGATGAGGGCAGCTTTGAAGGAACATATATAGGAATGCTGACCCACAATATAAACACGATAATAGATGCCTTAAAAAAATAAAAGGTTTATTCTAATTAAGGATGATTTTATGAACAATTGCTGTGCCGAACATTCACAAGAAAATTTAATTCCGGCTTTTTGCGTTGAAGACCTAACCTTGGCTTACCGCGAAAAGCCTGTACTCTGGGACATAGACGTATGTGTCCCGCAAGGAGCAATGGAAGCCGTAGTCGGCCCAAACGGTGCCGGGAAATCGACCCTGCTTAAAGCAATGATGGGTATTCTTCCTATAGCATCAGGCGAAATAAAAATATTCGGAAAATCATATAAATCTCAAAGGAAAAGAATAGCCTATGTACCGCAAAGAAGTTCGGTCGATTGGGATTTCCCTACAACCGTCTTTGATGTTGTTTTAATGGGTTCATACGGGAATTTAGGATGGATAAAACGACCCGGGCAAAAAGAAAAAAAAGAAGCCCTATCAGCCTTGGAAAAGGTAGGCATGGCAGAGTTCGCAAAACGCCAGATAAGCGAGCTTTCAGGCGGCCAACAGCAAAGAGTTTTTTTGGCAAGGGCTCTTGTTCAAAATGCGGATCTTTATTTTATGGATGAACCCTTTCAAGGAGTCGATGCAGCGACCGAACAGGCTATTGTAAAACTTTTAAAAGAACTAAAAGCAAACGGAAAGACTCTTTTGGTTGTTCATCACGATCTTCAGACAGTAAAGGATTACTTTGATAGGGTTCTCTTATTGAATGTAAGATTAATAGCCGAGGGAAGTGTTGAAGAAGTTTTTACCGAAGAAAACTTGCGCAAAACCTATGGAGGCAGAATCGCCTACAATTCTGAAAAAAAATGAACGGGATAATAAAATTTTTTGCCGACTACACTTTGAGAAATGTTTTTTTAGGAACGATGCTTTTAGGAATCGGATCGGGCGTGGTAGGCAGCTTTGCCGTCTTACGTAAACAAAGCTTACTCGGAGATGCAATTGCACACGCAGCTCTCCCCGGAGTAGTAATAGCATTTTTACTTACAGGCTCTAAAATGACACTGCCTCTTTTACTAGGCGCAGGTATTACGGGACTAATAGGAACATTCTTTATAAACAACATTGTAAATAACTCAAAGGTTGACACGGATGCGGCTCAAGGGATTGTATTGGGTGTTTTTTTAGGCTTAGGCTTTTTGCTTTTAACCTACGTCCAAAAACTGCCGGGAGCCGGGAAAAGCGGTCTTGACAAATTTATCTTCGGACAGGCGGCAACTATCACACAACAAGATGTGATTATAATTTTTATAGTCGAAGCATTTATCCTTATAATTATTGCTCTTTTATGGAAAGAATTAAAACTATCTACATTTGATCCGGGATTTTCTCAATCAATAGGTTTTTCACCTAAAATAACGGAATTAATTTTGACGGTTTTAATCGTGATTACAATAGTTATAGGAATACAATCTGTCGGAGTAATTTTGATGAGTGCTCTTTTACTTGCACCTGCCGCTGCAGCAAGGCAATGGACTGATAGATTAAGCATAATGTGCCTCCTATCTGCCTTTTTTGGAGCCGCATCCGGAATGGGCGGAGCAGTAATTTCTTCTCAAGTTTTAAAAATGCCTACAGGACCTGTAATAGTTTGCTTTTTAACGGCCTTTACACTTATTTCAATCCTATTTAGTCCTCATAGAGGAATTATTCAGGCAAAAATAAAAAAACTTTATATAAAAACCAAAATACTTAAAAACATAGGGAATTAAATATATGAATATGGAAATAATATTAATTGCAATTATTGTCTCCGCTTCATGTGCCCTCTGCGGAGTATTTTTAGTTTTAAGAAGAATGTCTTTGATGAGCGATGCAATAAGCCACTCAATCATAATAGGAATCGTACTAGGTTTTTTTATAAGCAAAACCTTATCTTCAAGCATACCCTTGACAGGTGCCGTTATAGCCGGAATGGCCTCGGTTATATTTACAGAAGCCTTACAAAAAACAAAGCTTATAAAAAGCGATGCAGCCATAGGTCTTGTTTTTCCGTTTTTATTCAGCCTTGGAGTTATCTTGGTTTCACTCTATGCAGGAAATGTTCATTTGGATACCGATTCCGTCTTATTGGGAGAATTAGCCTTTGCACCCTTTGACCGAATAAATTTTTTTAATTTTTCTCTTCCCAAAAGCTTGGTTCAAATGAGCGGAATTCTTTTATTCGATTTACTTTTTATCATAATGTTTTTTAAAGAATTAAAGCTGACAACCTTTGATCCTAACTTGGCAAAATCAATAGGCTTTTCGCCTGCAATTATGCATTACGGATTAATGTTTGCAGTGAGCCTTACCTGCGTCGGAGCCTTTGATTCTGTCGGAGCCGTTTTAGTTACAGCCTTGATGATAGCTCCGGCTGCAGCAGCCCTCTTATTGACAAACAGTCTTTTTTATATGATAGCAATTTCAATTTTTATTGCTTCGGCGGCTTCAATAAGCGGCTTCTACCTTGCAGTAAAAATCGACGGAAGCATATCGGGTTCAATGGCAGCGATGACAGGGCTGTTTTTTTTACTTGCTTACCTATTCTCTCCAAAGGACGGATTGGTAAAACGAAGGGCCGAACAAAAAAATCTAAAAATAGATTTTGCCGTCAAGATGCTCATTGTGCATCTTTTGCATCATCAAGGTGAAGAAAATATGGACAGCGAATGCCGGGAAAAACATTTATGCGAGCATATTAACTGGACAGAAAAAAAAGCCCATACAGTAGTACTAGCGGCAAAACGGCTGGGATATATAAAAAAAGAAAACGGTTTACTTCTTTTGTCTCCATTAGGAAGGGACGAAGCGGAAAAATCGATAACAAATATTTAAGTTGAATAAATTTTTAGGAGGAAGAGTGCAAATCTCGCAAATTGCAACCGAAAATTATTTAAAATCTATTGTCAAATTTTTATCGGAAAGCGATAAAGATATAATTACTACCGGTGAGCTCGCAAAACTATTACATGTTACACCCGGTACGGTAACCTCGATGGCAAAAAAGCTTGAAAAAGAAGGATACATAGAATATCAAAATCGGATAGGATGCAGCCTTACCGAAAAAGGCAAAAAATACGGCCTTAATATTTTAAGACGTCACAGGCTAATCGAAACCTTTTTATTTCAAACTCTCAAAATGGATTGGAAGGATGTTCATAACGAAGCGGAAAATTTAGAACATGCAGCCTCTGATATCTTAATAGATAAAATAGACAAATACTTGGGAAAGCCTAAAAGAGATCCGCATGGGGCGGTGATACCTAAAAAAAATCAAAAAGAATATACATCTATAGACTTAAATTTAAATAAAGCAGCTTGCGGAATAGAATACTCAATAGCGAGGCTTACAGGTTCGGAAGCTCAATTTGAATATTATAAAAAAATAAATCTAAAATTAAATTCTAAGATCATACTTCAAAATAAAAATGAAGAAAGCGGTTTGGCCGAAATAATAATAGATGAAAATAAAGTCTCATGCTCCACAATGATTTTAAAAAACATCTTCGTCGAAAAAATTATTATTTAGACTGCTTTGAGTTTTTTAAAATATTCTCCGCATCTTTTTTTGCTTTATAAAATTTTTCTTTATTAAATTTATATTTTTCGATAGGCCTACATGTTTCGTCAATAATACCCATTTTTATTTTTGTTTTTAAAATATTAAATACCGCATCATCTATTCTTTTTAAAAAATCGGATTCTGCTTTCATTTTTTTTGAAATTACCTCTACGAGTTCTTTAAACTTAGGTTCGGAACACATTACCATATCACAGCCTGCTGCTAAAGCTAAAAGCACATTATCCTCTGTAGATCGCCCATCCGTTTTAAGGGCCTTCATAGCCATATCATCGGTAATAATTAAGCCCTTAAAATTTAATTCATTACGTAAAAATTTTTCTATTCCGATTTTTGAAAAACAAAAAGGCTTTTTCTCTATAAATGAAACTTCAGCATGAGAAATTAAAACAACTTCATCACTGCCATAAATAATTCGGCGAAAAGGATTAATAAAATCCCTATAAAAAATATCTTGATCAACATCAATAATACTTTTTGAAAGATGCGGATCTGTTTCCGCATTTCCGGGAAAATGCTTAACTGTAGAAAGCATCCCGCCCTTTTTCATCCCGGAAATAAAAGCTTTAGCATATCTTACTAAAACATCTTCATCATTAGAAAAAATGCGGTCATCCAAAAAACCGGAACCTTGTGATCTTTCTTTTTCAACAATAGGAGCTAAATTTAAATGTATACCCAATAAATTGATTTGCTCTGCCGTATGCGTGTATAGGGCTAGGGCTTCTTCTTCCGTTAATGTTTTCGCTATTTTTTTAGGTGAAGGGAGAGGTGATCCAATTTTTCGTATTCGATAAACACGTCCGCCTTCAAAATCGGATGCAAAAAAAGGTGGTATAAACGTTTTTGATTTGGACAAATTTTGTACAGACTGCTTTACCGATTTTATATAATAAGCACAAGCTTGAGGCGTATCCGAAAAATTATATCCGAATAAAATAAAAGCTCCCGGCGTATAAGAGTCAAAATAGGAACTTAAATAAGGAGGAAATTTTTTTTCCCCCTCAATACTCATCATTAAAACCTGAGAAGCTTTTTCTTCACTAGTCATTTTTGAAATATAAGATCGAATATCTGAATCATCGCCAAAAAGAAAAGAATAAACAAAAAAACAACAAAAGAAAGCAAAAAAATAACGTTTCATAAATATTCCAAGATTAAATAAGTTTTTGACTTTTTGCAATCTTAAAAAGTCTGGAGTTCCATAAATTATTTTGCATATACTTATCGCGTATATCGTTTTCACCTATAGCCAATACGTTTTTTTGCATCGATTTAAAAGCCTTGCTTAGATAAGCAATGGTTTGTGAAGAACTTTCTCCGTATAACTTAACGGATAAATCATAGCATAGATACATATATAAAGATGAATAAGGATCATTCTGATATAAGGATTCAACAGCCGATGTTTCCAAATCCGATAAAAAAACTTTACATTCTTCAATATCATACATTTTTGAAAAGTTAATTTTACAATTATAGTAATTATAAAAGGCATCAAACATCTTCTTACCGATAGATTTGTTATATATATTGGACCAAATCAAATCTTCAGTAATACTAAAACCTGATGTTAAATTTTTAAATTCCATAAGTCCGGAATTATTGTACTCACTATAAATCGAAGATATATCCAAATCCAATTTTTCAAAATCATTTTTTAAAACAGGATAAAATAAAAATGATTCGAGTAAAAACAATAAAGCGTCATCGGTATAATCTATATATTTTAGTAAAAGCTCTTGTCCGTTTTTTATTTGCCCCATATAAATTAAAGAACGGGCATACCAAGATTTACATAAGGGCTCTAATTTATCAAAATATAAATTTGCAAAATCAGACGCTGTCTTAAAATTTTCTGCAGCCTTACTAAATTCTCCTATTTGCAAATATACACGTCCTTTCATAAAAAGATATGGAATTTTCCAATCTTGTTCAAAATATTCATCAACAGCAGCGGCTAAACGGTCTAAAAAAGTTATAGATTGTTTTAAATTATTTTGTAAAAAATAAACAATACTAATATTAAACAATGCATCACAGATAAAAGATGTATCATGAGAGTGTTCGGCATTGTCAAGAGCATAAGAAAAATAAGTAATAGCATCGGATATTTTATTTTCCGTTAAATTAAAAAAAGCAAGTAATGAAAAAGCTCTATACTCTCCCGACTCCAATTTATTTTCTTGAAAAAAACCGATTGCAGTTTTTAGATATGCATAAGACTTTGCCGTACTGTCATCTATATTTGCAATAATCGAATTTTGATAATATTTTAATGCATCATAAAAAGTCTCATTTTTATATTTTTTTAAATCTAAACCTTCAATAGAAGAATCCGAATAATTGTGAAATATTGAAGCAAGTAAAAAATCGTGCTTACATTTAAAATTTAAAGAATCAAATATTTTTTCAGCCTCAGAATTTGCATTTAGAATTCCTTTTTTATATTTAGCCCATAAATATTCCGCTATATTCGAATCAGCCGTATTTTTGCCGGGATTAATACGTCTTTCAATAATTTCGGGTAAGCCATAGGGAACGGCATAGATATTATTTTCAACCAAAATAATTCCTATTGAATACATCCAAGCATAAATATCATCAAAAAAATTCTTGCTCTTATTCAATGAAAGCAAAAAATCGGTAATTTCATCGTAAAAAAAGTATTTACCTGAAGAAAGAATAATATATATCAACTGTAATAAATCATCAGGAATATTATATATTGAAGGCAGGGAAGAATCCAAAGCTTCTATTTCTATATATTTATTAACTGCATATATTTTTTCTGCTTCTTCCAAATTTTTTTTATCGTTTATATTATCGATTAAAACTTTTACATATTTTCCGCCATTTTGTTTTTTTATATAATTTTTCAAGTATATTGCAGCATTTGTTAAAAAGGCATCAACAAAATACTGAGGCATATTTTTAGAAAACCTGTGTTTTTTTAGATAGATATAAACATTTTTTGTGGCTAAAAAAGAAGCTCTATCTTCATTACTCATAGCCTTTAAACAATCATTATCTAAAGGATTAGCCAAAATAAAATTATATAAGGCCCAAAAATAATTATCATTCCTATGCAGTATTATTGAAGCATTTTTTTCAATA
It encodes:
- a CDS encoding metal ABC transporter ATP-binding protein, which codes for MNNCCAEHSQENLIPAFCVEDLTLAYREKPVLWDIDVCVPQGAMEAVVGPNGAGKSTLLKAMMGILPIASGEIKIFGKSYKSQRKRIAYVPQRSSVDWDFPTTVFDVVLMGSYGNLGWIKRPGQKEKKEALSALEKVGMAEFAKRQISELSGGQQQRVFLARALVQNADLYFMDEPFQGVDAATEQAIVKLLKELKANGKTLLVVHHDLQTVKDYFDRVLLLNVRLIAEGSVEEVFTEENLRKTYGGRIAYNSEKK
- a CDS encoding GNAT family N-acetyltransferase, whose protein sequence is MEYRNANIDDIKMVAELQKRYHVSTVSEEDKKDGFVTTEFTYDQFKAIIEKENGLTIACDNGKVVAYAMAASWDFWSAWPMFQFMIKDLPNVSYLGKQLTTENSFQYGPVCIDKAYRGKNVVRNLFETSRREMSKRFPILITFINEANPRSFAAHTKKVGFEVIKKFDYNNNHYYELGYDMSKPVEGADV
- a CDS encoding pentapeptide repeat-containing protein, producing the protein MFSFDRKTEYQDFLALLKKSDSLNGLNLSGLEFEDLDLSKKSFTGCLFSNSKFKNCNFTNLHLRMCFFDFCEINSCNFQGSDIQFSSFGGAKIIRTDFKNSELLQNNFNGINAEEVSFNDSDLYSSRFMFSFLKNVYFQNCNLKKTLFLHAEEDGVSYKSSNTREAVFTEGDEFV
- a CDS encoding MBL fold metallo-hydrolase, with translation MKVYLHFSPQLFANTYLIGNEITKDAVIIDPAKITEKMIHQIEQNGFNLKAVLLTHNLESPYETGLNTILKIYSPKVYAGSCFSENVTINTLRGDGIIDVAGYPVRYFAIPAHSSYSYMFQIENIVFTGTSLSAGMIGETSNTYAERTLRNILKTKLMSLEDNLIIMPFYGPPSSVGTERKFNPSFFQDFENKSF
- a CDS encoding YncE family protein — translated: MKKNLLIFCFFVYAISAFADFVLDLNLQPYKNAEFFADGHKVEPKLISSDKTLGFLKFNLKDTPASLVIKKEGFRTHTFDLTLIQNKKAFVVLSPEDSKYDVVKVFPTGKKPKSVTFVNNNTVAAALLDGSGIDIINIETGNTKRISPPKEYAEKFGFVESLVLKHKNELWVSQMPTASIHVFDLTSFEYKRTIKTSGTWSKVMAYNAAIDRVYLSNWTSQDISIIDPSTYKEEKKIKTKAVPRGMAFSQDGKFIYCAQFEDSAGNSQCKLIKKSLADYKTVYEGGVKGAKRHIVTDYERKLIYVSDMKNDIVEVYSTDKDELVATIKVFFNPNTIQLSPDKKILYVSCRGPNNPDKGYLYKGYVFGRLDIIDTKTLTRIESIEAGNQPTGLDVSPDGKKIVLSDFLDNRIKVYELRSSLLE
- a CDS encoding metal ABC transporter solute-binding protein, Zn/Mn family, which gives rise to MTKRKLIRSSLAVLTILLSLVFFSCSKTEKTSETKDSGKIKVTATIGMVADIAKVIGGDEVNVQALMGAGVDPHLYRASAGDMEKLQKADIIFYNGLHLEAKMGEVLQKISSTRKTVAVAESIPKEHLLPFEESEFDPHVWFDVKLWKYATESVYKTLAEFTPQKKEAFKKNYEAYILKLDELDEFIKKRASEIPQEKRVIVTAHDAFNYFSKAYGFEVRGLQGISTVSEAGAKDVQELADFITKRKLPAIFVESSVPEKNVKALQQAVKSRGYDVSIGGELFSDAMGDEGSFEGTYIGMLTHNINTIIDALKK
- the troC gene encoding transition metal ABC transporter permease subunit TroC, with protein sequence MNGIIKFFADYTLRNVFLGTMLLGIGSGVVGSFAVLRKQSLLGDAIAHAALPGVVIAFLLTGSKMTLPLLLGAGITGLIGTFFINNIVNNSKVDTDAAQGIVLGVFLGLGFLLLTYVQKLPGAGKSGLDKFIFGQAATITQQDVIIIFIVEAFILIIIALLWKELKLSTFDPGFSQSIGFSPKITELILTVLIVITIVIGIQSVGVILMSALLLAPAAAARQWTDRLSIMCLLSAFFGAASGMGGAVISSQVLKMPTGPVIVCFLTAFTLISILFSPHRGIIQAKIKKLYIKTKILKNIGN
- a CDS encoding capsule assembly Wzi family protein; translation: MKNKIFIAVFIVMGLCAFSQAAVDIFDPLYEDIRIWENIGLLNDTPQLRPYPLQEIKRILNIVIEKGDTQQKKTAQDHYNRFFNRKIHFGGRTELNIRIPKKDQEFVLSPFMDINAEIFKYVTISGNVNVFLTNKIPSESPQPAFQYSKHDISEDGVFIGKFFLLPVFNTGAAVGTHNYYFSAAVARTDFGPFDNSNIFIGSQALHQGQFNFVANQERWTYTQSLLTLTAKNDLRDGYTYPNKFLALHSLNFRPLPWLSIGIVDSVIYGGRLEPIYLIPFSAYFISQGLYGFPDNSLIGGMFTIKPIQGLRIDGALYSDDIGFNEIVKFKKDAKWRISGQFGISYTMPKTHWFTLVDASYTFVTPYCYTHFDNGDFTKPNNQNYTHNGSPIGSNLQPNSDRILVKAQFKPLDGFSINIANTFIRHGNVTESVYDPIILKEYLQYGTYSTDGSVFNHSAVTTGEGAETKAKKHAFLYSTPFLTQQTIQYVNQLGLEGVVNLPILKSGGLIQVKLGYTFEANINPGVNSHIYNTKVDFSGLDEEQIINKTINEANNQLEAWREKAKGKEFNHYFNIGVKISY